The Ignavibacteria bacterium genome has a segment encoding these proteins:
- a CDS encoding holin: MKQNRWRSKVMWATAASLVVGTLVTVGVITPTESETINQVIGTVLNLAALFGIVNDPTTRGQL; the protein is encoded by the coding sequence ATGAAACAGAACAGATGGAGAAGTAAGGTGATGTGGGCTACAGCAGCCTCACTAGTAGTAGGAACTCTTGTCACCGTGGGTGTAATAACCCCCACAGAGAGTGAAACCATCAACCAGGTTATAGGAACCGTATTAAACCTCGCAGCTCTTTTTGGTATCGTCAATGACCCCACTACTCGAGGTCAATTATAA
- a CDS encoding VRR-NUC domain-containing protein: MSRKPETTLVGKITTWLIAQGGWWVKVHGSPFQRAGIPDIIGCYEGRFIGIEVKCPGNGPTMIQDHTMKLLKKVGARVGVAYNVQEALDIRDGRRLYDE, from the coding sequence ATGAGTAGAAAGCCAGAGACCACCTTGGTTGGAAAGATAACTACGTGGTTGATTGCCCAAGGGGGATGGTGGGTCAAGGTACATGGCTCACCGTTTCAACGGGCTGGTATACCGGACATCATTGGTTGTTATGAAGGAAGGTTCATAGGGATTGAAGTTAAGTGCCCCGGTAATGGACCAACCATGATACAAGACCACACAATGAAGTTACTTAAAAAGGTAGGAGCCCGAGTTGGGGTTGCCTACAATGTACAGGAAGCATTAGACATACGAGATGGAAGGAGACTTTACGATGAGTGA
- a CDS encoding N-acetylmuramoyl-L-alanine amidase translates to MYSIYLSPSTQDKNLGVRGYGTEEQRMNDIADLMEPALKKLGITVYRNNPGMGVVESVKDSNLRKPTIHLAIHSNACNGKARGCDVFFHKAGGQGEKFAKIIYHHLSPITPVSDRGVHEGQNHFGPGKPLYETAYTTAPAALVEVSFHDNVEDAAWIIDNLRHIAQALVDSVVEMLDIKPPIDTYQDDICAVARAIGIDAEYWGRRSNIDPHFKGLVHKLAEYIRKEK, encoded by the coding sequence ATGTATAGTATCTATCTGAGCCCCAGTACACAGGATAAGAACCTTGGAGTAAGAGGGTATGGTACTGAAGAACAAAGGATGAATGACATAGCGGACCTAATGGAGCCCGCTCTTAAAAAATTAGGTATAACGGTATACCGCAACAACCCAGGCATGGGTGTGGTAGAATCGGTGAAAGATAGCAATCTACGTAAGCCCACGATACATTTAGCTATCCATTCTAATGCCTGCAACGGTAAGGCTAGGGGTTGCGATGTGTTCTTCCATAAAGCGGGAGGTCAGGGAGAGAAGTTTGCTAAGATAATCTATCACCATCTTAGTCCTATAACACCCGTCTCTGATAGGGGAGTACATGAGGGACAGAATCATTTTGGCCCAGGTAAACCCCTGTACGAAACCGCATACACAACAGCCCCTGCGGCCCTGGTAGAGGTATCATTCCATGATAATGTGGAGGATGCCGCATGGATTATAGACAACCTCAGACATATAGCACAGGCTCTAGTAGACTCTGTGGTAGAGATGTTAGATATCAAACCTCCCATAGACACTTACCAAGACGATATATGTGCTGTCGCTAGGGCAATAGGTATCGATGCAGAGTACTGGGGTAGAAGATCAAATATTGACCCCCACTTTAAGGGTCTAGTCCATAAACTCGCAGAATACATAAGGAAGGAGAAATAG
- a CDS encoding DUF669 domain-containing protein has protein sequence MAKIKVDMTNVEDRVVVPEGDYICKVGKVDLHRNEENGKQSLKWTFLIGAGEHKGSKMFNYTSLSPKALFSLRNSIIACGFDVPKSVMSIDTDKFIGKIVGITVVHEEYKGKPSAKVADVWKAAKGPKGWGRADQIAAQKVTDEVAEEEEEEVVDATEDEEIDTTMADDVDEIDV, from the coding sequence ATGGCAAAGATAAAAGTAGACATGACTAATGTGGAGGACAGGGTAGTAGTACCTGAGGGAGACTACATCTGTAAGGTAGGCAAGGTTGATTTGCACAGGAATGAGGAGAATGGTAAGCAGTCTTTGAAGTGGACTTTCTTGATAGGTGCTGGTGAGCATAAAGGTAGTAAAATGTTTAACTATACTTCACTTAGTCCGAAGGCCTTATTCAGCCTTAGAAATTCTATTATAGCCTGTGGGTTCGATGTACCAAAATCTGTGATGAGCATTGATACAGATAAGTTTATAGGAAAGATTGTTGGAATCACCGTGGTACATGAAGAGTATAAGGGTAAACCTTCAGCGAAGGTTGCGGATGTATGGAAAGCTGCAAAAGGTCCCAAAGGATGGGGAAGAGCTGACCAGATAGCCGCTCAGAAGGTAACTGATGAAGTCGCTGAGGAAGAAGAGGAAGAGGTAGTTGATGCCACCGAAGATGAGGAAATCGATACTACGATGGCTGACGATGTGGATGAGATTGATGTATGA